A DNA window from Gorilla gorilla gorilla isolate KB3781 chromosome 6, NHGRI_mGorGor1-v2.1_pri, whole genome shotgun sequence contains the following coding sequences:
- the LOC101136021 gene encoding zinc finger protein 117 gives MKRHEMVAKHLVMFYYFAQHLWPEQNIRDSFQKVTLRRYRKCGYENLQLRKGCKSVVECKQHKGDYSGLNQCLKTTLSKIFQCNKYVAVFHKISNSNRHKMRHTENKHFKCKECRKTFCMLSHLTQHKRIQTRVNFYKCEAYGRAFNWSSTLNKHKRIHTGEKPYKCEECGKAFNQTSHLIRHKRIHTEEKPYKCEECGKAFNQSSTLTTHNIIHTGEIPYKCEKCVRAFNQASKLTERKLIHTGEKRYECEECGKAFN, from the exons ATGAAGAGACATGAGATGGTAGCTAAACATTTAG ttatgttttattattttgcccAACACCTTTGGCCAGAGCAGAACATAAGAGATTCTTTCCAGAAAGTGACCCTAAGAAGATATAGAAAATGTGGATATGAGAATTTACAGTTAAGAAAAGGCTGTAAAAGTGTGGTTGAGTGTAAACAGCACAAAGGAGATTATAGTGGACTTAACCAATGTTTGAAAACTACCTTGagcaaaatatttcaatgtaataaatatgtagcagttttccataaaatttcaaattcaaataGACACAAGATGAGACAtactgaaaataaacattttaaatgtaaagaatgtCGCAAAACATTTTGCATGCTTTCACACCTAACTCAACATAAAAGAATCCAAACTAGAGTGAATTTCTACAAATGTGAAGCATATGGAAGAGCCTTTAACTGGTCCTCAACCCTTAataaacataagagaattcatactggagaaaaaccttacaaatgtgaagaatgtggcaaagcctttaaccagACCTCACACCTTATtagacataagagaattcatactgaagagaaaccctacaaatgtgaagaatgtggcaaagcctttaaccagTCATCGACACTTACTACACATAATATAATTCATACTGGGGAAATTCCCTACAAATGTGAGAAATGTGTTAGAGCTTTTAACCAAGCCTCAAAGCTTACTGAACGTAAGTTAATTCATACCGGAGAGAAACGTTATGAATGTGAAGAATGCGGCAAAGCTTTTAACTGA